In one window of Nocardioides panacisoli DNA:
- a CDS encoding demethylmenaquinone methyltransferase, whose amino-acid sequence MARAELDKQPADVRRMFDAVARRYDVTNDVLSFGQDRRWRTHVLDAVDPGFGDRVLDLAAGTGTSAEPFEEAGASVVPCDFSIGMLQVGKEARPQLPFTAGDATRLPFADDVFDAVTISFGLRNVVDPLAGLREMRRVTRPGGRLVVCEFSHPTWSPFRTVYLEYLMKTLPTIARGVSSSPDAYVYLAESIREWPDQQGLADLIAEAGWSHPQWRNLSGGIVALHRATA is encoded by the coding sequence GCTACGACGTCACCAACGACGTGCTGTCCTTCGGGCAGGACCGTCGCTGGCGCACCCACGTCCTGGACGCCGTCGATCCCGGCTTCGGTGACCGGGTGCTCGACCTGGCGGCGGGCACCGGCACGTCGGCGGAGCCGTTCGAGGAGGCGGGCGCGAGCGTCGTGCCGTGCGACTTCTCCATCGGCATGCTGCAGGTCGGCAAGGAGGCCCGGCCCCAGTTGCCCTTCACCGCCGGCGACGCCACCAGGCTGCCGTTCGCCGACGACGTCTTCGACGCGGTGACCATCTCCTTCGGCCTGCGCAACGTGGTGGACCCGCTCGCGGGCCTGCGGGAGATGCGGCGCGTCACGCGTCCGGGCGGGCGACTCGTGGTGTGCGAGTTCAGCCACCCGACGTGGTCGCCGTTCCGCACGGTCTACCTGGAGTACCTGATGAAGACGCTGCCCACGATCGCGCGCGGCGTCTCCTCCTCACCCGACGCCTACGTCTACCTCGCCGAGTCGATCCGCGAGTGGCCCGACCAGCAGGGCCTGGCCGACCTGATCGCCGAGGCCGGCTGGTCGCACCCGCAGTGGCGCAACCTCAGTGGCGGCATCGTCGCGCTCCACCGCGCGACCGCGTGA
- a CDS encoding NADH-quinone oxidoreductase subunit A — MELYVPVLALTALAAAFAVGSVVMSAFVGGPKRYNRNKLESYECGIDPTPQALSGRFPVKYYTVAMTFIIFDIEIVFLYPWAVYFDELGWFGFLAVLLFLVNITIAYVYEWRRGGLDWD, encoded by the coding sequence ATGGAGCTGTACGTGCCGGTGCTCGCGCTGACCGCGCTGGCCGCCGCCTTCGCGGTCGGGTCGGTCGTGATGAGTGCCTTCGTCGGCGGCCCGAAGCGCTACAACCGCAACAAGCTCGAGTCCTACGAGTGCGGCATCGACCCCACGCCGCAGGCACTCTCGGGCCGGTTCCCGGTGAAGTACTACACGGTCGCGATGACCTTCATCATCTTCGACATCGAGATCGTCTTCCTCTACCCCTGGGCGGTCTACTTCGACGAGCTGGGCTGGTTCGGCTTCCTGGCCGTCCTCCTCTTCCTCGTGAACATCACCATCGCCTACGTCTACGAGTGGCGCCGCGGCGGATTGGACTGGGACTGA
- a CDS encoding NuoB/complex I 20 kDa subunit family protein produces the protein MGLEEKLPSGILLSTVEGVAGYMRKASFWPATFGLACCAIEMMTSGAPRYDLGRYGMEVFRASPRQADLMIVAGRVSQKMAPVVRQIYDQMVEPKWVLAMGVCASSGGMFNNYAVVQGVDHIVPVDMYLPGCPPRPEMLIDAILKLHDQVQHQPLGANRTAQIEQLEAEGLVAIPTHEQKGLLR, from the coding sequence ATGGGACTCGAAGAGAAGCTGCCGAGCGGCATCCTGCTGAGCACGGTCGAGGGCGTCGCCGGCTACATGCGCAAGGCCAGTTTCTGGCCCGCCACCTTCGGGCTGGCCTGCTGCGCCATCGAGATGATGACCAGCGGTGCGCCGCGTTACGACCTCGGGCGCTACGGCATGGAGGTCTTCCGGGCCAGCCCGCGCCAGGCCGACCTGATGATCGTGGCCGGCCGGGTCAGTCAGAAGATGGCGCCCGTCGTCCGCCAGATCTATGACCAGATGGTCGAGCCCAAGTGGGTGCTGGCCATGGGCGTGTGCGCCTCCTCGGGCGGCATGTTCAACAACTACGCCGTGGTGCAGGGCGTGGACCACATCGTCCCCGTCGACATGTACCTCCCCGGCTGCCCGCCGCGCCCGGAGATGCTCATCGACGCCATCCTCAAGCTCCACGACCAGGTGCAGCACCAGCCGCTCGGCGCCAACCGCACCGCGCAGATCGAGCAGCTCGAGGCCGAGGGCCTGGTCGCGATCCCCACGCACGAGCAGAAGGGGCTCCTGCGATGA